In Patescibacteria group bacterium, the sequence ACTTCGTCATGGATTAATCTATTGCGGCTATCCAGATATAAACCCCGCAAATATTCCTTTTTATAAAATTTTAAATCGTTTAAATAAACGATAACTTCTTGTGAATTTCTTAAAATAGGCAGGCTGCCCCTGTCTTTTTCAAAAAATCTGCGGCCCAATTCAAAACAAGACACAATTTGGCAGGCTTTAATTAGAGGAATTTTTAATTCTTCATGCAGCTTCTTTGGATCTTTTTGATTTAGCAAAGCCGTAGTGCCGTATTCCTGGCAAATCCTTTCGCTCAAAGCCAAAACACCTTCTTTTTTTGACCCGGTATTAAGCAAAATCGCCAAAAGCTCAGAAACATTTAAAACCCCCGGCCCAAACTTAAGCAACTTTTCCCTGGGCTTATCTTCAATCGGCAAATCAGCAATTTTTAAAATATACTTATGGCCTTTGCCAAAAAAAAGATTATTAGTCCTGATTTTATATTGTTGCAGGCAGTTTATCATGGCTGTTTTTAATTTAGATTTTATGATTTAAGTGTTGTTTTATCTTAATTGGACTAGAATTATTTTTTCTTTATGGTTAATCTACTTTCACAAAAATACAAATCTTTTCATACCCTGTTTGTAGACGATCATCCTTATTATACCAAAAATTCCCCCTTTTAAAAATTATTTTCCGTGAAATACATTTTTAGCGCATCTAAATTTGCCGACTTAAAATACTTTTTTAAATTAACTTTATTTAAATTTAACCAGGCAAAACCTTCGTGCTCAAAACTTATTTTTATTTTACCCGCTAAATATTTTGCTTCAAAACACAAATAAAAAACCCTGACTATCCTTTTTTTATTATTAATTATTACTTTCGTTGAAGAACTTAAATGACGCCCCAAAGCCACGGGCTTAAGATTTAATTTATACTTAACATTACCAATTTCCTCTTTTACTTCCCTAGCAATTATCTTAGCAAAAGGCATAAGAAATTCATTAGTATCAATTCTTCCGCCTGGCAAATCATAATAGTTTTCATATCTCCCGCCTTTAACTCCTTTTAAACCCAAAATCTGCCCCTTATTGTTTTTCATAATGAGTTTGAGCGAAATTTGATAAAAATCTTTTTCTGGTTTCATGATTTAAATAATTCTTTCTTCCTTTTTGCTAATTCCATTCTTGCGATTTTCCTAGCTGATTGCGAATAAAAAAAATTATGTTCATTTATTTTTACCTTCAGCCTCTTATATATTGCCAAAAAAGGGAAATTTTTTCTTCTCATATCTGCTTTAATTCCCAATATAGAATAACGCCATAATTTATCGGCATCCCTCATTATTCCTTCTTCTTTAGATATAAAATTTTGCCTTGTATCGTGTTGGGAAATTATTTCAAGAATAGGCTTAACAAATTTTGGCGGATATTTTGCTTTAGCCAATATTTTTCTGGCCATTTTCACACCTTCTTCCTGATGTTTAATTCGCACAACATATTCTTTTTTAACTGTATTTTTTGGAGAAAAGGGCAAAAAACGATTTTCCTTTGATAATCTGCCCCAACCAATGTCATGCAATATTGCCGCCGGCACGACAATATTTTCATTTGCCTGCTCAAGTTTACACAATTTAATTGAAAAATTGGAGACAGTTTTTGCATGGCCTTTGTCATCTCGCTTATCCTGATTTGGCAGAGCCATCTCCCAAATTTTTCTAAATTTCAATTTCATAAATTTAAATTCAAAACTTCCTAATTTCAGAATTCGGCTTTCAGAATTCAGAATTACCAGGTCTTATCAATCACCTCAACATTCCCATTCAACCCTCCATAATGCAAAACCGTATAAAGGTTGCCCGAATCATTAGTGCCGTCAAAATAATATCCTACTCCCACATGAGTCAGATGATCATGCATGATTGTCTGGTAATGAATGCCATTATCAGCTTCTTCGCTCATATAATAATCAAATAAATCATCCATTGAGGCCATAATACTTACATTAATTCCGCTGGCACGATTATAACTGCCCCCGCCTATATTTTCATAAAGCCAACCCCAGTCCTCACGAAAGCCGATTTTAAAATTCTGCCACACCCACTGCCGGGCAATCATATTAACTGGCACGCGCG encodes:
- the radC gene encoding DNA repair protein RadC → MINCLQQYKIRTNNLFFGKGHKYILKIADLPIEDKPREKLLKFGPGVLNVSELLAILLNTGSKKEGVLALSERICQEYGTTALLNQKDPKKLHEELKIPLIKACQIVSCFELGRRFFEKDRGSLPILRNSQEVIVYLNDLKFYKKEYLRGLYLDSRNRLIHDEVISMGTLTANIIHPREVLRPAIEYSAVAFILAHNHPSGDPTPSEEDIEITQQIYEAAKILGLDFLDHIIVAEKGFASIPFKND
- a CDS encoding NUDIX domain-containing protein, whose product is MKPEKDFYQISLKLIMKNNKGQILGLKGVKGGRYENYYDLPGGRIDTNEFLMPFAKIIAREVKEEIGNVKYKLNLKPVALGRHLSSSTKVIINNKKRIVRVFYLCFEAKYLAGKIKISFEHEGFAWLNLNKVNLKKYFKSANLDALKMYFTENNF
- a CDS encoding HD domain-containing protein; translation: MKLKFRKIWEMALPNQDKRDDKGHAKTVSNFSIKLCKLEQANENIVVPAAILHDIGWGRLSKENRFLPFSPKNTVKKEYVVRIKHQEEGVKMARKILAKAKYPPKFVKPILEIISQHDTRQNFISKEEGIMRDADKLWRYSILGIKADMRRKNFPFLAIYKRLKVKINEHNFFYSQSARKIARMELAKRKKELFKS